One Glycine max cultivar Williams 82 chromosome 3, Glycine_max_v4.0, whole genome shotgun sequence DNA window includes the following coding sequences:
- the LOC102663149 gene encoding uncharacterized protein, with protein MNPVKYIFEKPTLTRRIARWQVLYSEFDIVYVTQKAVKGNALADYLAQQPINNYQPMHLEFPDEDIMTLLEEEVEDKDKDKWIVWFDSASNALGHGVGAILVTPDNRCIPFTARLGFDCTNNMAEYEACALEIQAAIDFKVKLLKVYGDSALVIHQLRGEWETRDHKLIPYQAYIKKLI; from the coding sequence ATGAACCCAGTCAAGTACATATTTGAAAAACCCACTCTCACCAGACGGATCGCTCGGTGGCAGGTTCTGTATTCAGAATTTGACATTGTTTATGTCACTCAAAAAGCGGTAAAGGGAAATGCCTTGGCAGATTACCTGGCTCAACAACCCATCAACAACTACCAACCAATGCATCTAGAATTcccagatgaggacatcatgacctTGCTCGAAGAAGAAGTAGaggataaagataaagataaatggATTGTGTGGTTTGACAGTGCGTCGAACGCACtaggccacggagtaggggcaatTTTGGTTACCCCCGACAATCGATGCATACCCTTCACAGCTAGGTTAGGCTTTGACTGCACGAATAACATGGCTGAGTATGAGGCGTGCGCCCTCGAGATCCAAGCAGCAATTGACTTCAAGGTCAAATTGCTCAAAGTATATGGAGACTCAGCCTTGGTGATCCACCaattgagaggagaatgggagactagggatcataagttgataccctaccagGCCTACATCAAGAAACTGATATAG